One stretch of Podospora bellae-mahoneyi strain CBS 112042 chromosome 2, whole genome shotgun sequence DNA includes these proteins:
- a CDS encoding hypothetical protein (MEROPS:MER0000432; EggNog:ENOG503P1A5; COG:S) — protein sequence MADAVVGSPAADEVRPYKIHVVQVPTRHLHLARQKLELTRLPHEGSLPKSTEWWEPKPVIEPLIDYWLEKYNFRDIESNLNANIPQFRTSIALSESASPLRIHFIHARSSSANALPLLVLPPFPLTNLSLSHLINPLTTPSDPTHQAFHVVIPSLPGLGFSDSIPANRSPIDATVSIFNTLMTSRLGYRHYLTTNTSPGSSSPSQIDFHLAHAISTTYSDSCLGTHLISPVLSAPKLTSSPIEFAKWSLAWFFRGGVAGYEERDFLGYYSHPSSPPITEIRDPNTLAYGLCDSPVGMLAFVLRHLRQIASGNGGVVGSTGTFTREELITLTNLAWLPGPEGLLRFWSGTSLHHSSHQLPVKAPTKPKVAITVFASSYSSSTATAAPAATNEKDDVEQLDLSGIGGNQGRAQSTFYPPAWAHGSYSVLHTSRVDSQPPSSLLLFEQPDIIYDGIRALAKEVLKIDKRIIPVAPLTGVVVEPASTATPQPTTATQQPKPEKTIKPVLAEPPILRTIKEEKTEDKGKGKDVLKDEGLLSPPTIPAVKRELSDGSGGISSPDTLVESSPSPLGRS from the exons ATGGCGGACGCTGTGGTGGGATCGCCGGCTGCCGATGAGGTCAGGCCGTACAAGATACAT GTTGTACAGGTTCCGACGAGGCATCTCCACCTCGCACGACAGAAGCTTGAGCTCACTAGACTGCCTCATGAGGGGTCTCTGCCAAAGTCGACCGAGTGGTGGGAGCCAAAGCCTGTTATCGAGCCGCTGATTGACTACTGGCTTGAAAAGTACAACTTTCGCGATATCGAGTCCAACCTCAACGCCAACATCCCCCAGTTTCGGACCTCGATTGCCTTGTCGGAATCGGCATCCCCTCTCAGGATTCACTTCATCCATGCCCGGTCCTCTTCCGCCAACGCTCTTCCTCTCTTGGTGCTGCCACCATTCCCACtaaccaacctctccctctcccacctcatcaaccccctcacaacCCCATCCGACCCGACTCATCAAGCTTTTCACGTCGTCATACCCTCTTTGCCAGGATTGGGCTTCTCCGACTCCATTCCCGCGAACCGCTCACCCATAGACGCCACGGTCTCGATATTTAACACATTAATGACCTCCCGATTGGGCTATAGGCACTACCTGACAACTAACACGTCCCCCGgctcctcttcgccatctCAAATCGACTTCCACCTCGCCCACGCCATCTCCACGACCTACTCTGACTCCTGCCTGGGAACCCATCTAATCTCCCCTGTCCTCTCTGCTCCAAAACTCACAAGCTCACCCATCGAATTCGCAAAATGGTCTCTAGCCTGGTTCTTCAGGGGTGGTGTGGCTGGCTATGAAGAGCGGGACTTCCTGGGGTACTACTCCcacccttcttcaccaccaatcACAGAGATAAGAGACCCGAATACCCTGGCATACGGACTGTGTGACTCCCCAGTTGGAATGCTGGCTTTTGTGTTGAGGCACCTGCGACAAATCGCCAGCGGTAATGGTGGGGTTGTAGGATCAACAGGGACATTCACAAGAGAGGAATTGATCACACTTACGAACTTGGCCTGGTTACCTGGACCGGAAGGGCTGTTGCGGTTTTGGTCGGGCACTTCGCTGCATCACTCTTCTCATCAGCTGCCGGTGAAAGCACCAACAAAGCCGAAAGTTGCGATTACGGTCTTTGCGAGTTCGTACTCTTCCTCGACAGCGActgcagcaccagcagcaacgaaCGAAAAGGACGATGTGGAGCAGCTTGATTTGTCTGGTATTGGTGGAAACCAGGGAAGAGCACAGTCGACATTCTATCCACCTGCCTGGGCGCACGGCTCGTACTCGGTGCTGCACACTTCCCGCGTTGATTCGCAGCCTCCGTCATCACTACTGCTGTTTGAGCAGCCGGACATAATCTACGATGGGATCCGGGCTTTGGCGAAGGAGGTGCTGAAGATAGACAAGAGGATCATACCAGTGGCCCCCCTGactggtgttgtggttgagcCTGCTTCCACCGCCACGCctcagccaacaacagcaacacagcAGCCCAAACCGGAAAAGACGATCAAACCTGTTCTTGCGGAGCCACCAATTCTGCGAACAATaaaggaagagaagaccgaggacaagggcaaggggaaggATGTCCTCAAGGATGAGGGTTTGCTGTCACCGCCTACCATTCCCGCGGTAAAGAGGGAGTTGAGTGATGGGAGTGGCGGCATCAGCAGCCCGGACACACTAGTTGAGAGTTCCCCCTCACCGTTGGGGAGGTCTTAG
- a CDS encoding hypothetical protein (COG:S; EggNog:ENOG503NXVD), whose amino-acid sequence MGASDSKLVFKKGIFRLSEERHIPADDPYWAQFWELPESSDDIFSLFAPADVRRTRDNALENLETLITAVTGRLFMLRHHPSFPDHELAPDREVLNCVRVLTRVLPYIYEKESLQDWEDSFFWAPRRKRSRKSSIASEVLFDGADGVPKTPVVEYEDAKPLAEELIDTVTDLLFFSDLTVTKVPNGKPKVTYSIWQTGVGCTVPIATTKEHESNRCEILRLLLTLASKSMYLSLATLPQTGTKALTYICTCPDKQVVLSVLCSLLNTTLKYNPATWLAPYNALVPNHPKQLLVTSTLQFLLTTLLYTIPENPGLPTPKNHYRHYLGRLHRPSDFQFIVDGMTRVLNQPLQGSYIPGAHAAVRFAPEIIMLFWEVTQCNKRFRSFLIDTGRAYDFVILILFYALEYKNDASKQGVVRMCAFLLQTLSVEKNFGTNLNKSFDAQDTLPPAIRIAGFRGTYADFLIQSIYALITTSQGKLTAIYPALLAIINNIAPYLEGLSAPTCSKIMHLFNSMSSPSFLLANETNHSLLRSLLEAINSIVEHQYIQNAHLVYAILRNKKRFEALRSFTLESGHEEMERRNRRRKDSGASNDPLQADSTRSSLESLRSPVTLSSRAPAPGDVPEEDGTFAIGDDDDDDSDDEERPTPAASSPSENPSRASSVASPVDDDVPRQLRGMSEKARGKMPAGAQTFSRQNSTTSLGSMSQSVSGFFEPSTQWIETWLPELPLHTILTLIQQISALIPRQAFASDPPLPATLDKIREIQLVGVDQTPARVHSFEWSPLALGWYESLLWGFIFASEVQVSKGTMGIWNATQIKLFRVQETAPQGPSLTSPRGAVDAVGSNIVSRIGQINLRGGAGGAGAGGQAPTGGTPRGG is encoded by the exons ATGGGTGCCAGCGACTCCAAACTAGTCTTCAAGAAAGGCATCTTTAGACTGTCGGAGGAACGCCATATTCCTGCTGACGATCCATACTGGGCTCAG TTCTGGGAGCTCCCCGAGTCCTCGGACGACATCTTCAGTCTTTTTGCCCCGGCCGATGTCCGACGAACCCGCGATAATGCGCTCGAGAACCTGGAGACGCTGATAACAGCTGTAACCGGGCGCCTGTTTATGCTTCGTCACCACCCGTCCTTTCCCGACCACGAGCTTGCCCCGGATCGAGAGGTGCTGAACTGCGTTCGCGTTCTTACGAGGGTCCTGCCTTACATCTACGAGAAGGAGAGCTTGCAGGACTGGGAGGATAGCTTTTTCTGGGCTCCCCGGCGCAAACGGTCCAGAAAGTCATCGATTGCGAGTGAAGTGCTGTTTGATGGCGCAGACGGTGTACCCAAGACACCGGTGGTGGAGTACGAGGATGCGAAACCTCTGGCTGAGGAGCTGATCGATACCGTCACCGACCTGCTCTTTTTCTCCGATTTGACGGTCACCAAGGTCCCAAATGGCAAGCCCAAGGTCACTTATAGCATCTGGCAGACCGGCGTTGGCTGTACAGTACCTATCGCCACGACTAAAGAGCATGAGAGCAATCGGTGTGAGATACTTCGGTTGCTTTTGACGCTAGCCAGCAAGAGCATGTACTTGTCTTTGGCGACGCTGCCTCAGACGGGGACCAAGGCTCTCACCTATATCTGCACTTGTCCCGACAAGCAGGTGGTTCTCTCGGTGCTCTGTTCGCTGTTGAATACA ACTCTGAAATATAACCCAGCTACCTGGCTAGCACCCTACAACGCCCTGGTACCCAACCATCCCAAGCAGCTCTTGGTTACCTCCACCCTGCAATTCCTCCTAACCACCCTCCTATACACCATCCCAGAAAACCCAGGACTCCCGACACCAAAAAACCACTATCGACACTACCTAGGCCGCTTACACAGGCCTTCAGACTTTCAGTTCATCGTGGACGGCATGACTCGAGTGCTGAACCAACCCCTTCAGGGGTCGTACATTCCAGGCGCTCACGCCGCTGTCCGCTTTGCCCCTGAGATCATAATGTTATTCTGGGAGGTGACCCAATGTAACAAGCGATTCAGGTCTTTCCTGATCGACACAGGAAGGGCCTACGATTTTGTCATTTTGATTTTGTTCTACGCCTTGGAGTACAAGAACGATGCTTCCAAGCAAGGTGTCGTGAGGATGTGTGCCTTCTTGCTGCAGACGCTGAGCGTAGAGAAGAACTTTGGTACGAACTTGAACAAGTCGTTTGATGCCCAGGACACTCTGCCCCCCGCGATTCGGATTGCGGGGTTCAGGGGGACGTATGCTGATTTCCTCATTCAG TCCATTTATGCTCTCATCACAACCAGTCAGGGAAAACTGACAGCGATCTATCCGGCATTgctggccatcatcaacaacattgCGCCCTATCTGGAAGGGTTAAGCGCCCCTACCTGTTCCAAGATTATGCACCTGTTCAACTCCATGTCTTCGCCGTCGTTTCTCCTAGCCAATGAAACCAACCATTCGTTACTGCGGTCATTGTTGGAGGCGATCAACTCGATCGTTGAACACCAATACATCC AAAACGCGCACTTGGTGTATGCGATACtcagaaacaagaaaaggTTCGAGGCCCTCCGGTCATTTACACTGGAAAGTGGGCATGAAGAAATGGAAAGACGTAACCGACGGAGGAAGGATTCTGGGGCTTCGAATGACCCGCTACAGGCCGACTCAACTAGAAGTTCACTCGAGAGTCTGAGAAGCCCGGTAACACTTTCCTCACGAGCACCCGCACCGGGCGATGTTccagaggaagatgggacaTTTGCTATtggcgacgatgatgacgacgacagtgatgatgaggagcgGCCTACACCGGCGGCTTCCAGCCCCAGTGAGAATCCATCACGGGCGTCTTCTGTCGCGTCTCcggtcgatgatgatgtacCGAGACAGCTGCGCGGCATGTCGGAAAAAGCTAGAGGCAAAATGCCGGCGGGAGCGCAGACCTTCTCGCGTCAGAACAGCACGACCAGCCTGGGCAGCATGTCACAGTCAGTCTCCGGCTTCTTTGAGCCATCAACGCAATGGATCGAGACGTGGCTTCCAGAGTTGCCACTGCACACCATCTTGACGTTGATCCAACAGATTTCAGCTCTGATCCCACGGCAGGCTTTCGCGTCTGATCCGCCACTGCCTGCGACGTTGGACAAGATCAGGGAGATTCAGCTCGTGGGTGTGGACCAGACCCCGGCGAGGGTGCACTCGTTTGAGTGGTCGCCGCTGGCACTGGGGTGGTATGAGAGCCTGCTGTGGGGGTTTATTTTTGCGAGCGAGGTGCAGGTGTCGAAGGGGACGATGGGGATATGGAACGCGACGCAGATTAAGCTCTTCCGGGTGCAGGAGACGGCGCCTCAGGGACCGAGCCTGACGAGCCcgaggggggcggtggacGCGGTGGGGAGTAATATTGTCTCGAGGATTGGGCAGATCAATttgagaggaggagccgggggggcgggagcgggaggtcAAGCGCCTACTGGGGGGACTCCGAGAGGCGGCTAG
- the SPC3 gene encoding Signal peptidase complex subunit (COG:U; BUSCO:EOG09264VC6; EggNog:ENOG503NYT4) produces the protein MYSSLVRLQNTFGFFTTVAFVVALLISASDFLSPRTPTVNVLKTTQLQTVKGRADYYSSKKEEYAIIKFTLDADLSSLFTWNTKQVFAYVTAEWPSAQNNNATNQAVIWDTIITAPSSDHLGNFSPSKLKRLRKSANGKGIDPSRGKLQLKNQRLKYPLTHPTGRLANTEDVQLKLHYNVQPWVGFLSWNQAQDWGKWKALKNGLSKKFTLPAIKVKEQAKKKTTRA, from the exons ATGtactcctccctcgtccgcctccaaaacaccttcggcttcttcaccaccgtcgCCTTCGTCGTCGCCCTCCTAATCTCCGCCTCCGACTTCCTGTCCCCCCGCACCCCCACCGTCAACGTCCTCAAAACAACCCAGCTCCAAACGGTAAAAGGCCGCGCGGATTACTACTCGTCCAAAAAGGAAGAATACGCCATCATCAAATTCACCCTTGACGccgacctctcctccctcttcacctggAACACAAAGCAAGTCTTTGCCTACGTCACGGCCGAGTGGCCCTCGGCCCAAAACAACAATGCGACCAACCAGGCCGTGATCTGGGACACGATTATCACGGCGCCGAGCAGTGACCATTTGGGGAATTTTAGCCCCTCGAAGCTtaagaggttgaggaagagcGCCAATGGGAAGGGGATTGATCCTAGCCG CGGCAAACTCCAACTCAAGAACCAGCGCCTCAAgtaccccctcacccacccgACAGGCAGGCTCGCCAACACAGAAGACGTCCAGCTCAAGCTTCACTACAACGTCCAGCCCTGGGTTGGTTTCCTGTCATGGAACCAGGCCCAGGACTGGGGCAAGTGGAAGGCGCTGAAGAATGGGTTGAGCAAGAAGTTTACGCTCCCAGCTATCAAGGTGAAGgagcaggccaagaagaagaccacaAGGGCTTAG
- a CDS encoding hypothetical protein (COG:U; EggNog:ENOG503Q3YK) — protein sequence MSLTPVRSTPTKQISSPSAFTDSPGNWKHPRLAEITARQARTTFSQKNVLQIVYNVVAIAGVQVLRRFLLPHLPIRLEKLPYGSYIPLTLLLIPLFNILLALLPLVRPKDDLSDIPLTPAQRDLLGLPPIRAPPTPASDISTPPKYSRTPSIAGSPSGSYTSSPLSNRSTPLGNYSPSPTKAANLVSPLLQKATQNTGRRGSFSNSLNSSTMSFASSTTSNNSFASSTGSFRDSVRDSYLHTPTPVNGKRSSVALNSKWLYEKGRRGSSSSWLRQDGF from the exons ATGTCCCTAACACCCGTCAGATCGACGCCCACAAAGCAAATCTCGTCCCCATCCGCCTTTACAGACAGCCCCGGCAACTGGAAACACCCTCGCCTGGCCGAGATCACAGCGCGCCAAGCCAGAACCACCTTCTCCCAAAAGAACGTCCTGCAAATCGTCTATAATGTTGTCGCAATTGCCGGCGTTCAAGTCCTGAGAAGATTTCTTCTTCCGCACCTCCCGATAAGACT aGAAAAACTCCCCTACGGCTCTTACATCCccctaaccctcctcctaatccccctcttcaacatcctcctcgccctcctccccttagTCCGCCCCAAGGACGACCTCTCCGACATacccctcacccccgcccagcgcgacctcctcggcctcccccccatcagagcaccccccacccccgcctcgGACATCTCAACCCCCCCGAAATACTCCCGCACCCCCTCCATAGCCGGCTCCCCCTCCGGTTCttacacctcctcccccttgtcCAACCGCAGCACCCCCTTGGGGAATTactcaccctccccgaccaAAGCCGCCAATTTGGTCAGCCCTCTCCTGCAAAAGGCAACGCAAAATaccgggaggaggggaagctTCAGCAATAGTCTGAATAGTTCTACCATGAGCTTCGCGAGCAGCACAACGAGCAACAACAGCTTTGCGAGCTCGACGGGGAGTTTTAGGGATAGTGTGAGGGATAGTTATCTGCATACGCCGACGCCGGTGAatgggaagaggagcagTGTGGCGTTGAATAGCAAGTGGTTGTatgagaaggggaggagggggagtagtAGCAGTTGGTTGAGGCAGGATGGTTTCTGA
- a CDS encoding hypothetical protein (EggNog:ENOG503Q4XB; COG:I), with protein sequence MRTAAPSLRLDFSWVRSLFWAKSDGRVKTLNPGPQFSRSMQTGCRGPGSCETWHLQLSVSGRHNRAHPPSRISKQPPRPRVLSGPKPPARTPRSRPGCIFQTLTNRAPYTTSAGGHNYCLLCITNQHSTHNQSPSPNMGTFDNLLLQLDEGVTGLFKQWNIWTSLIVTLFAGLITYQVSTRQDPDIHPFLLARQSQASPVRQPKESSVYRPQAAPHGLPLHTGLNVKDPGANKWAWGRDGDLRDIWRQTLAGVQEGDDKVAKGRILTVEGTENVKEHHLDALTRQINLIGQHLVDQGGNRVAVYLPNSVELIVTLFACAFYNLNAIILPFNQPDAAVIDMLRRSAADTVITAPGSFPFDVVAKNYPSLRQLVWVVDEGSKHMDWNEVPQGTGSKVNVATWQDIINDSPVEAGKTLPPLEDQSEPKDITLFWQQGPGQEEEMVKFTTGNIVSAIAAQLTAIPTARRLSPSDLFLPADSLANSHTLVLTLTALFSNSSVAFNSSASEAPSLSAILSSPAVSPTVIAVTPSALSQTHKEVSSALKSSTIGKDLHWLLSRSLAESGAFPESGFLINYYNQAFRPKFSGGKKLRLVYTAERINGGGKVRLSGEELNDLRLYTGARVVYALTAARVAGAVCQTNVYDYRGGEHFGPPVASVEVVLRDKGGVRNSDEESQGEIVVKGPAVAGKEAGLGVVARVREDHTVALI encoded by the exons ATGCGAACAGCCGCTCCCTCCTTGCGTCTCGACTTCTCGTGGGTCCGCTCACTGTTCTGGGCAAAAAGTGACGGTCGCGTCAAAACATTGAATCCAGGTCCCCAGTTCTCCAGGTCGATGCAAACGGGTTGCAGGGGTCCTGGCAGCTGTGAGACTTGGCATTTGCAGCTGTCTGTTTCCGGCAGGCACAACAGAGCTCACCCGCCATCGCGCATTTCCAAGCAACCGCCCCGCCCCCGTGTCCTGTCCGGCCCAAAACCTCCAGCTCGCACCCCAAGGTCCCGGCCCGGCTGCATCTTCCAGACACTAACGAACAGGGCCCCTTACACCACCAGCGCGGGGGGCCACAACTATTGTCTTCTTTGCATCACAAACCAACACAGCACA CACAATCAAAGCCCCTCGCCCAACATGGGGACCTTTGATAACCTGCTGCTACAGCTTGACGAGGGCGTCACAGGCCTCTTCAAGCAGTGGAATATCTGGACCAGTCTCATCGTCACCCTCTTCGCCGGCCTCATCACCTACCAGGTCTCGACCCGCCAAGATCCCGATAttcaccccttcctcctcgctcgtCAGTCCCAGGCTTCCCCTGTCCGCCAGCCCAAAGAATCCTCCGTCTACCGGCCTCAAGCTGCCCCCCATGGTCTGCCTCTTCACACCGGCTTAAACGTCAAGGATCCCGGCGCCAACAAGTGGGCGTGGGGCCGTGATGGTGATCTCAGGGATATCTGGCGGCAGACCCTCGCCGGCGTCCAAGAAGGTGACGACAAGGTCGCAAAGGGCCGTATCCTCACCGTCGAGGGCACCGAGAACGTCAAAGAGCACCATCTCGACGCTCTTACTCGGcaaatcaacctcatcgGCCAGCATCTTGTCGACCAAGGTGGCAACCGCGTGGCCGTCTACCTGCCCAACTCTGTCGAGTTGATCGTTACCCTTTTTGCCTGTGCCTTCTACAACTTGAACGCtatcatcctccccttcaaccaaCCCGACGCCGCCGTCATCGACATGCTCCGCCGTTCCGCCGCGGACACGGTCATCACCGCCCCTGGATCTTTCCCTTTTGACGTCGTGGCCAAGAActacccctccctccgccaaCTGGTGTGGGTGGTCGACGAAGGAAGCAAACACATGGACTGGAACGAAGTACCCCAAGGCACCGGCAGCAAAGTCAATGTTGCCACCTGGCaagacatcatcaacgacTCCCCCGTCGAAGCAGGCAagaccctcccccctcttgaGGACCAGTCCGAACCAAAAGACATCACCCTCTTCTGGCAACAAGGCCCCGGGCAGGAAGAGGAAATGGTCAAGTTCACCACAGGCAACATCGTCTCCGCCATTGCAGCCCAGCTAACCGCCATCCCCACCGCCCGCCGTCTCAGCCCCTCGgaccttttcctccctgcGGACTCGCTTGCAAACTCGCACACTTTGGTTCTCACCCTCACGGCTCTGTTTTCCAATTCCTCGGTTGCGTTCAACTCTTCCGCGTCCGAAGCGCCCTCTTTGTCTGCGATCCTCAGTTCTCCGGCCGTTTCTCCTACTGTCATAGCTGTCACACCTTCTGCTCTGTCCCAAACTCACAAGGAGGTCTCGTCTGCTCTCAAGTCATCAACCATAGGCAAGGACCTCCACTGGCTTTTGTCTCGGTCCTTGGCCGAAAGTGGCGCTTTCCCCGAGAGTGGGTTTCTGATTAACTATTACAACCAAGCTTTCCGTCCCAAGTTTTCGGGCGGAAAgaagttgaggttggtgtACACTGCTGAGAGGATTAAcgggggtgggaaggtgaggttgagCGGGGAGGAGCTGAATGATTTGAGGTTGTATACCGGTGCGAGGGTGGTGTACGCGTTGACTGCGGCGAGGGTTGCGGGCGCGGTGTGTCAGACGAATGTGTATGATTatcggggaggggagcacTTTGGGCCGCCGGTGGCAAGTGTGGAGGTTGTGTTGAGGGATaaagggggggtgaggaataGTGATGAGGAGTCGCAAGGAGAG ATTGTGGTCAAGGGCccggctgttgctggaaaagaagctgggttgggggttgtggcgagggtgagggaggatcATACTGTTGCGTTGAtttag
- the MCM5 gene encoding minichromosome maintenance protein 5 (COG:L; EggNog:ENOG503NUIB): MDRQSVFASRVYNDPFAENEDSNSAIRALLEAFILDFRLDNVYIYRDQLRDHALLKTYFCDVNIGDLIKFNEEIAHKLVTEPAEIIPLFELALQRCTHRIVFPHDPNVKIPPHQLLLHSNAEDISIRNLDSLTISRLVRVPGIVIGASVMSSKATEVHIECRTCKHAQDLHVSGGFSGVTLPRTCGRARVPNDPTEKCPMDPYFVVHEKSKFVDQQIIKLQEAPDQVPVGELPRHVLISADRYLTNRVVPGSRCTVMGIFSIYQSKGSKNTSGAVAIRTPYLRAVGIQTDIDSTAKGQAVFSEEEEQEFLELSRRPDLYNVMTDCIAPSIYGNRDIKKAILCLLMGGSKKILPDGMKLRGDINVLMLGDPGTAKSQLLKFVQQAAPIAIYTSGKGSSAAGLTASVQRDQSTREFYLEGGAMVLADGGVVCIDEFDKMRDEDRVAIHEAMEQQTISIAKAGITTILNARTSVLAAANPIFGRYDDMKTPGENIDFQTTILSRFDMIFIVKDEHERGKDERIAKHVMGIHMGGRGMQDERAVESEIPVEKMRRYISYCKSRCAPRLSDAAAEKLSSHFVAIRKQVHASELEANARSSIPITVRQLEAIVRITESLAKLSLSPVATEEHVDEAIRLFLCSTMDAVNQGSNQGSRELNEEVARVESELKRRLAIGWSTSLASLRREMVENKGYSEAALNRALMMMQRRDTIMFRNQGAMVYRNGA, encoded by the exons ATGGATCGCCAATCCGTTTTTGCCAGCAGGGTGTACAATGATCCATTTGCCGAGAATGAAGACTCAAACAGTGCCATCCGCGCCCTTCTCGAGGCCTTTATTCTCGACTTCAGACTCGATAATGTCTACATTTACAGAGATCAACTGCGCGACCATGCGCTGCTGAAAACATACTTTTGCGATGTCAACATCGGCGACCTGATCAAGTTCAACGAAGAGATTGCCCACAAACTGGTGACGGAGCCAGCAGAAatcatccccctcttcgAGCTCGCCCTGCAGCGGTGTACCCATCGAATTGTTTTCCCTCACGACCCAAATGTCAAGATCCCGCCTCACCAACTCCTTCTTCACTCGAATGCCGAAGATATTTCCATCCGTAACCTGgactccctcaccatctcgAGGCTGGTCAGAGTACCAGGTATCGTCATTGGTGCTTCGGTTATGTCCTCAAAGGCGACAGAAGTCCACATCGAATGCCGAACATGCAAGCACGCACAAGATCTTCACGTATCCGGCGGTTTCAGCGGCGTCACTCTCCCCCGAACATGCGGCCGCGCTCGCGTCCCAAATGACCCAACCGAGAAGTGTCCCATGGACCCCTACTTTGTCGTTCACGAAAAGTCCAAATTCGTCGACCAGCAAATCATCAAACTCCAGGAAGCACCCGACCAAGTCCCGGTCGGTGAACTCCCCCGCCATGTCTTGATCTCTGCCGACCGCTACCTCACCAACCGTGTCGTCCCCGGATCCAGATGCACAGTAATGggcatcttctccatctACCAATCCAAAGGCTCCAAAAACACCTCTGGCGCCGTGGCCATCCGCACCCCTTACCTCCGCGCAGTGGGCATCCAGACCGACATCGACTCAACCGCCAAGGGCCAGGCCGTCTTttccgaagaggaggagcaagagtTTCTTGAACTCTCCCGCCGCCCAGATCTGTACAATGTCATGACTGATTGCATCGCTCCCTCCATCTACGGCAACCGCGATATCAAAAAGGCTATTTTGTGCCTCCTGATGGGCGGCAGCAAGAAGATTCTGCCAGATGGCATGAAGCTCCGTGGTGACATCAACGTCCTCATGCTCGGCGACCCCGGTACAGCCAAGTCGCAGCTCCTGAAATTCGTCCAGCAAGCCGCCCCCATCGCGATTTACACCTCGGGCAAGGGCTCTTCGGCAGCAGGTTTAACCGCTTCCGTCCAGCGTGATCAGTCAACGAGGGAATTCTACCTCGAAGGCGGAGCCATGGTCCTGGCCGACGGCGGTGTGGTGTGCATCGACGAGTTCGACAAGATGAGAGACGAAGACAGAGTAGCCATCCACGAAGCCATGGAGCAACAGACTATTTCCATTGCCAAggccggcatcaccaccattctCAACGCCAGGACGTCggtgttggcggcggcgaaccCTATTTTTGGGCGGTATGATGATATGAAGACCCCTGGTGAGAATATTGACTTTCAGACGACGATTCTGTCGAGGTTTGACATGATTTTCATCGTCAAGGATGAGCACGAACGGGGCAAGGACGAAAGAATAGCCAAGCATGTAATGGGCATTCACatgggcgggagggggatgcAGGAtgagagggcggtggagagcGAGATTCCTGTtgagaagatgaggaggtaTATCAGCTACTGCAAGAG CCGCTGCGCCCCCCGCCTCTCGGACGCGGCAGCAGAGAAGCTTTCGTCCCACTTTGTCGCCATCCGCAAGCAAGTCCACGCCTCGGAACTCGAAGCCAACGCCCGgtcctccatccccatcaccgtCCGCCAGCTCGAGGCCATTGTCCGCATCACCGAGTCCCTCGCcaagctctccctctcccccgtcgcGACAGAAGAGCACGTTGACGAGGCGATCAGGCTGTTCCTCTGCTCGACCATGGACGCGGTCAACCAGGGTTCTAACCAAGGATCCCGGGAGCTCAACGAGGAGGTCGCCCGTGTGGAGTCGGAGCTGAAGAGGAGATTGGCGATTGGGTGGAGCACTAGTCTAGcgagcttgaggagggagatggtggagaatAAGGGGTATAGCGAGGCGGCGCTGAATAGagcgttgatgatgatgcagagGAGGGATACGATTATGTTTAGGAACCAGGGGGCGATGGTGTATAGGAACGGGGCTTAA